A single genomic interval of Sesamum indicum cultivar Zhongzhi No. 13 unplaced genomic scaffold, S_indicum_v1.0 scaffold00109, whole genome shotgun sequence harbors:
- the LOC105178886 gene encoding huntingtin-interacting protein K, which yields MEGGDDGVERVVDSKDLQQQSKALDKLTDRVEDRQLDSTRVQEAMASISASKEADIQAARLREKELAAVKINAADVDIIANELELDKKVAERTLREHKGDAVAAIRSLLY from the exons ATGGAGGGAGGAGATGATGGAGTGGAGAGAGTGGTGGACTCCAAAGACCTGCAGCAGCAGAGCAAAGCCCTCGACAAGCTAACCGACCGGGTTGAGGATCGCCAACTCGACTCAACCCGAGTCCAGGAG gCTATGGCTTCAATTTCTGCGTCAAAAGAAGCTGATATTCAAGCTGCCAGATTGAG GGAGAAAGAATTGGCAGCTGTTAAGATCAATGCTGCAGATGTTGATATCATTGCAAATGAATTAGAG CTGGACAAGAAGGTGGCTGAAAGAACATTGCGGGAGCATAAAGGTGATGCTGTTGCGGCCATTAGATCCTTGCTCTACTAA
- the LOC105178928 gene encoding GDSL esterase/lipase At4g16230, which translates to MGNLSFCVLCQLLGVVILVGSRLCLGKYVPANFVFGDSLVDAGNNNYIFSLSKANFAPNGIDFGMPTGRFTNGRTIVDIVGQEIGLIGFTPPYLAPTTTGAAILQGVNYASGGGGILNYTGNVFGGRINLDAQIDNFANTRQEIISKLGEVEVKKLFENAVFSVTIGSNDFINNYLTPYVSKLEQNLVPPESFVGAMISRFRIQLTRLYDMGARKIIVANVGPIGCIPFQRDINPSAAAGDGCADFPNQLAQLFNAQLRALLTQLGANLHQSNFIYADVYHIVNDIIQNYSSYGFANANSACCRVGGRFGGLIPCGPTSKVCEDRSKYVFWDPFHPTDAANSIIAMRLVDGDSADIWPINIRQLMRSKPLD; encoded by the exons ATGGGAAATCTTtcattttgtgttttatgtCAATTGTTGGGTGTAGTAATACTGGTTGGCTCAAGGCTGTGTTTGGGCAAATACGTCCCAGCCAATTTTGTTTTCGGAGATTCTTTGGTTGATGCAGGCAACAACAACtacattttctctctttcaaaGGCAAATTTTGCCCCAAATGGGATTGACTTTGGGATGCCGACAGGCAGATTCACCAATGGCAGAACCATAGTCGACATTGTAG GACAGGAAATCGGTTTAATTGGCTTTACTCCCCCATATTTGGCACCAACCACAACTGGAGCAGCAATTTTACAGGGTGTGAACTATGCTTCTGGTGGAGGGGGTATCCTAAATTATACTGGAAATGTTTTT GGTGGAAGGATCAATCTGGACGCgcaaatagataattttgcaaatacgagacaagaaataatatcaaaattaggTGAAGTTGAAGTCAAAAAGCTATTTGAAAATGCTGTGTTTTCAGTAACAATTGGGTCAAAcgatttcatcaacaattaCCTCACACCCTACGTTTCAAAACTCGAACAAAATCTAGTCCCCCCTGAATCCTTCGTGGGAGCCATGATTTCAAGATTTAGAATTCAACTCACG AGGCTTTACGATATGGGTGCGAGAAAAATAATAGTGGCGAATGTTGGGCCGATTGGGTGCATCCCATTTCAAAGGGACATAAATCCATCTGCAGCTGCTGGGGATGGGTGTGCTGATTTCCCCAACCAACTTGCCCAGCTATTCAACGCCCAATTGAGGGCTCTTCTCACTCAACTTGGTGCAAATCTTCaccaatcaaattttatttatgcagATGTATATCACATTGTCAATGATATTATTCAAAACTATTCCTCATATG GGTTTGCCAATGCAAATTCAGCATGTTGCAGGGTTGGTGGTAGGTTTGGCGGCCTAATCCCATGTGGTCCAACATCAAAAGTTTGTGAAGACAGATCCAAATATGTGTTTTGGGATCCTTTTCATCCTACGGATGCAGCCAATTCTATCATAGCAATGCGTTTGGTTGATGGAGACTCTGCTGATATCTGGCCCATCAATATACGACAGTTAATGAGATCAAAACCCTTGGATTAA
- the LOC105178882 gene encoding probable enoyl-CoA hydratase 1, peroxisomal has protein sequence MEIPLPPPEKLIFVHRQPNGVAYVIINRPKSLNSLTRPMMGDLAKAIKSLDSDNSVRVIILSGSGRAFCSGVDLTAAEDVFKGDVKDVETDPVAQMERCKKPIIGAINGFAVTAGFEIALACDLLVASKEAKFMDTHARFGIFPSWGLSQKLSRIIGPSRAREVSLTAMAVMAEQAERWGLVNHVVEGSELLKKAQQIAEAIIKNNQDLVLRYKAVINDGFKQDLGHALDLEKERAHEYYAGMTKEQFKKMQEFIAGRNSKKTQSKL, from the exons ATGGAAATCCCACTCCCCCCGCCGGAAAAGCTCATCTTCGTTCACCGCCAACCAAACGGCGTCGCTTACGTCATCATAAACAGGCCGAAATCCCTCAACTCCTTGACCCGGCCCATGATGGGGGACTTGGCCAAGGCAATCAAGAGCCTGGACTCAGATAATTCTGTCCGTGTTATTATACTTTCCGGGTCGGGTCGGGCGTTCTGCTCCGGCGTTGACTTGACCGCGGCCGAGGACGTGTTTAAGGGAGACGTCAAAGATGTGGAAACCGACCCTGTTGCTCAAATGGAGCGGTGTAAGAAGCCGATAATCGGAGCTATAAATGGGTTCGCGGTGACGGCTGGATTTGAGATTGCTTTGGCTTGTGATCTTTTGGTGGCTTCAAAGGAAGCTAAGTTCATGGACACTCACGCCAG GTTCGGTATATTTCCTTCATGGGGTCTGTCTCAGAAACTTTCACGCATAATAGGGCCTAGTCGAGCTCGTGAAGTGTCTCTGACTGCAATGGCTGTAATGGCTGAGCAAGCTGAAAGGTGGGGTTTGGTTAATCATGTTGTTGAAGGAAGTGAACTTTTGAAGAAGGCCCAACAAATAGCAGAAGCTATTATCAAGAATAATCAAGACTTGGTGTTGAGGTACAAAGCAGTTATAAATGATGGATTTAAACAAGATCTTGGCCATGCACTTGATTTGGAGAAG GAAAGGGCTCACGAGTATTATGCGGGGATGACTAAGGAGcagttcaagaaaatgcagGAATTTATAGCAGGTCGGAACTCAAAGAAAACACaatcaaaattgtaa
- the LOC105178883 gene encoding peroxidase 29 — protein MMRNMDLEMVAVLLLLAFSFHGEAGVGSSGLSFNFYDESCPQLENIVRAGVGSLFLADPTTPAALLRLMFHDCQVQGCDASILLDPDAEKTHYSEITSSKNFGIRKRNSISLIKSIVEAVCPGQVSCADILVLSAREGVALSGGPGISVPLGRRDSSNPPDFRLADTLIPPADIGVDGVLQLFSENGMTVEETVAILGAHTLGITHCLSLESRTNATNPAFANTLKMSCRLPLGFVQNDLTPLLFDNHYFVNSMSGGGVLRIDAEMALDSRTRALVHKFADDEEAFFRAFSSAFVKLSSSNVLTGNEGVIRSNCKAAY, from the exons ATGATGAGGAATATGGATCTGGAAATGGTTGCAGTACTTTTGTTGCTGGCTTTCAGTTTTCATGGTGAAGCAGGCGTAGGATCATCGGGCCTATCTTTCAATTTCTACGATGAATCTTGCCCACAACTGGAGAATATCGTCCGAGCAGGAGTTGGATCTCTTTTTCTCGCTGATCCTACCACCCCTGCTGCACTTCTAAGGCTCATGTTCCATGACTGCCAAGTTCAG GGCTGTGATGCCTCCATCCTTCTTGATCCAGATGCTGAAAAAACACACTACTCGGAGATAACATCATCTAAAAATTTCGGGATTCGAAAGAGGAACTCTATCAgcttaataaaatcaattgtGGAAGCTGTTTGCCCCGGACAGGTTTCATGTGCGGACATCCTAGTACTTTCTGCACGCGAAGGGGTTGCCCTGTCTGGAGGACCAGGAATCAGTGTCCCTTTAGGCCGCAGGGATTCTTCCAACCCTCCAGACTTTAGATTGGCTGATACTTTAATTCCTCCAGCAGATATTGGAGTTGATGGCGTGCTCCAACTTTTCTCAGAAAACGGCATGACAGTTGAAGAAACCGTTGCCATTTTAG GGGCACATACCCTCGGAATAACCCACTGTTTGAGCCTTGAGAGCCGTACAAATGCAACGAATCCAGCATTTGCAAATACACTGAAAATGAGTTGCCGTCTGCCTCTCGGCTTTGTGCAAAACGACCTCACACCACTACTCTTCGACAATCACTACTTTGTGAATTCTATGAGTGGCGGAGGAGTGTTGAGAATTGACGCAGAAATGGCTTTGGACTCGCGAACCAGAGCGTTGGTGCACAAGTTTGCTGATGACGAGGAGGCGTTTTTCCGGGCTTTTTCGTCGGCTTTTGTTAAGCTATCGTCTTCTAATGTTCTTACAGGGAATGAAGGTGTGATTAGGAGTAACTGTAAGGCAGCGTACTGA
- the LOC105178929 gene encoding LOW QUALITY PROTEIN: probable pectinesterase 67 (The sequence of the model RefSeq protein was modified relative to this genomic sequence to represent the inferred CDS: substituted 4 bases at 4 genomic stop codons) produces the protein MNLPYNYILRSARAMNLTSAFILVTLLVIFQQQDSVHGAFAEKNTIDSALLTKRIGTNRVITVDANGEGEFKFVQAAVDHVPDGNSNWIVIHLIKGVYREKVRIPANKPYIFMRGSGRGRTSIASSNISTKDYDSATFNVEAPHFVAFGISFKNIAPTGINHYSAKNKSSVAAFVGADKATFYQCAFFSNQNTLFDYKGRHLYNNCYIQGSIDFIFGHGQSILHECELFVVGDGRVEIGGSIAAHYRERHDESSGFVFVKGKVYGMGRDVYLGRAKGAHSRVVFANTYLSRSIIHHGWTNWRYSGSTEXDKLVXSIIHLYSTIHSXXFYEKQMHTLPSNSMIKILMEYKCYGPGSASNNRAHWSKQLSDKEAAPLVSIDFIRGKEWLLAWLV, from the exons atgaatttaccttataattatatccttCGTTCTGCAAGAGCCATGAATTTAACTTCTGCATTTATTCTTGTCACATTATTAGTAATCTTCCAGCAGCAGGATTCCGTGCATGGCGCCTTCGctgagaaaaatacaattgaTTCCGCTCTTCTGACTAAAAGAATTGGAACGAACCGTGTCATAACAGTCGATGCAAATGGAGAGGGGGAATTCAAATTTGTACAAGCTGCCGTTGATCATGTCCCGGATGGGAATTCTAATTGGATTGTCATTCACCTCATAAAGGGAGTCTACAG AGAGAAGGTTAGAATACCTGCTAACAAGCCTTACATATTCATGAGAGGGAGTGGAAGAGGGAGAACATCCATTGCCTCCTCTAACATCTCAACTAAGGACTATGATTCTGCCACTTTCAATGTTGAAGCTCCACATTTTGTTGCCTTTGGTATCAGCTTTAAG AACATAGCTCCAACCGGCATTAACCATTACAGTGCAAAGAATAAGTCATCAGTAGCAGCATTTGTAGGAGCAGACAAGGCCACCTTCTACCAGTGTGCATTCTTCAGCAATCAAAACACTCTTTTTGACTACAAGGGTAGGCACTTGTACAACAACTGCTACATTCAAGGCTCCATAGACTTCATCTTTGGACACGGCCAATCCATTTTACAT GAGTGCGAGTTATTTGTGGTTGGTGATGGGAGAGTAGAAATAGGAGGATCGATTGCAGCTCATTACAGGGAAAGGCATGATGAAAGCAGCGGGTTTGTGTTTGTGAAGGGGAAGGTTTATGGGATGGGGCGAGACGTGTATTTGGGTAGAGCCAAAGGGGCACATTCCAGGGTTGTCTTTGCGAACACATACCTGTCAAGGAGTATAATCCATCATGGGTGGACAAACTGGAGATATTCAGGCAGCACTGAGTAAGACAAACTTGTCTGAtcaataatacatttatattcAACTATACATtcctaataattttatgaaaagcAAATGCACACACTACCATCTAATTCAATGATCAAAATTCTGATGGAGTATAAGTGTTATGGACCGGGATCAGCTTCAAACAATCGAGCCCACTGGTCGAAACAACTGAGTGATAAAGAAGCTGCTCCGTTAGTCTCCATAGATTTCATCAGAGGCAAGGAATGGCTGCTTGCATGGTTAGTATGA
- the LOC105178881 gene encoding stachyose synthase, with product MAPPSLILEKIYSYFQKEKVPSCRFFLSPNREISVDGITLLSDVPTNITLASFSSVPRSSHNDSPPPEYMHKSVDSNAENGAFLGLSVKDPLDRILNPIGKFSNRKFLSIFRFKTWWSTMWVGSSGSDLQMETQLVILQVPELNSYVLILPLIEGNFRSAIHPGNDGEVLLSVESGSTQVKGNSFTSCAYLHIGNNPYDLMRDAFAAVRVHLGTFRLLEEKKPPKIIDRFGWCTWDAFYLTVEPVGVWHGVKSLAENGIPPKFLIIDDGWQSINMDHEDPFQDSKDLTGLGSQMLCRLYRFKENEKFAKYQAGTMLRPDAPQFDQEKHDNMFREMIELAERKKALKEAQGDDSALPEATIIEYLSEQEGVERGGLKALISDLKKQFPSLDDIYVWHALCGAWGGVRPGTTHLNSKVTPAKMAAGLEKTMYDLAVVMVEKGGIGLVDPNQAADYYEAMHSYLADVGITGVKVDVIHSLEYVCEEHGGRVQLAKAYYDGLTKSLRKNFDGTGLIASMEQCNDFFFLATNQISMGRVGDDFWFEDPNGDPMGVYWLQGVHMVHCSYNSLWQGQFIQPDWDMFQSDHLCAEFHAGSRAICGGPVYVSDKVGRHNFDLLRKLVLPDGTILRCQHYALPTRDCLFENPLFDGKTLLKLWNVNKFGGVIGVFNCQGAGWYPEEHKCKAHPECYKTISGFVSPDDVEWEQKAFTAKFRNNELFAIYLHKAGNLHLMKACEKLDITLQPSTFEIVTISPVYKISKKAKFAAVGLENMLNSGGAVEFLQHKLDGKAVTVLVKIKGAGKFFAYSSVEPVKVMLNNERIKFEWSSDGVLKFEVPWTGGELSDARIIISS from the exons ATGGCACCTCCAAGtttgattcttgaaaaaatttacagTTATTTTCAGAAAGAAAAGGTTCCCTCTTGCAGGTTTTTCTTGTCTCCAAACAGAGAAATTTCTGTAGATGGAATCACCCTTCTCTCTGATGTTCCTACAAACATAACTCTTGCAAGTTTCTCTTCTGTTCCGCGTTCATCTCATAACGATTCCCCACCTCCAGAATACATGCACAAGTCAGTTGATTCCAATGCTGAAAATGGTGCTTTTCTAGGCCTTTCTGTGAAGGACCCTCTTGACAGAATACTTAATCCCATTGGAAAGTTCAGTAACAGGAAGTTCTTGAGTATTTTCCGGTTCAAAACGTGGTGGTCGACTATGTGGGTTGGTTCGAGCGGGTCAGATCTCCAAATGGAGACTCAACTTGTCATCCTACAGGTTCCTGAGCTCAACTCTTATGTACTAATCCTCCCTTTGATTGAAGGGAATTTCCGGTCAGCTATTCATCCTGGAAATGACGGGGAAGTTCTACTCTCGGTCGAGAGTGGCTCCACACAAGTGAAGGGCAATTCTTTCACTTCTTGTGCTTATTTGCACATCGGTAACAACCCTTATGACCTCATGAGGGATGCCTTTGCAGCTGTTCGTGTTCATTTGGGAACGTTTAGGCTGTTGGAAGAGAAAAAACCACCAAAAATCATAGATAGATTTGGTTGGTGCACTTGGGATGCATTTTATCTAACAGTGGAGCCAGTTGGGGTGTGGCATGGAGTCAAAAGCTTAGCTGAAAACGGGATCCCCCCAAAGTTTCTGATCATTGATGATGGATGGCAAAGCATTAACATGGATCACGAGGACCCTTTTCAAGACTCCAAAGACTTGACAGGTCTTGGCTCCCAAATGCTCTGCAGATTGTATCGGTTCAAAGAAAACGAGAAGTTCGCCAAATATCAGGCTGGAACCATGTTAAGGCCCGATGCACCACAATTCGATCAAGAAAAGCATGACAACATGTTTAGGGAGATGATTGAGCTAGCAGAGAGAAAGAAGGCCCTCAAAGAAGCACAAGGAGATGATTCTGCTCTCCCTGAGGCAACCATTATCGAGTATTTGAGCGAGCAGGAGGGAGTGGAAAGAGGGGGATTAAAGGCATTAATCAGTGACTTGAAGAAACAATTTCCAAGTTTAGACGACATCTATGTATGGCATGCTTTGTGTGGAGCATGGGGAGGAGTCAGGCCTGGAACTACTCATTTGAACAGCAAAGTGACTCCAGCAAAGATGGCTGCTGGGCTCGAGAAAACCATGTATGATTTGGCTGTCGTTATGGTCGAAAAAGGTGGGATCGGGCTCGTCGATCCTAACCAAGCTGCAGACTACTACGAGGCTATGCATTCGTATCTAGCTGATGTGGGTATTACTGGAGTGAAGGTGGATGTTATTCAT TCGTTGGAGTATGTGTGCGAGGAGCATGGAGGCAGAGTACAGCTTGCCAAGGCATACTACGATGGTCTAACCAAATCCCttagaaaaaattttgatGGAACAGGGCTTATAGCTAGCATGGAGCAGTGCAATGACTTTTTCTTCCTGGCTACAAACCAAATATCCATGGGCAGAGTTG GTGATGACTTTTGGTTCGAGGACCCTAATGGCGACCCCATGGGAGTTTACTGGCTACAAGGGGTTCACATGGTACATTGTAGTTATAACAGCTTGTGGCAGGGCCAGTTCATCCAACCTGATTGGGATATGTTCCAATCAGACCATCTATGTGCTGAGTTCCATGCTGGATCTCGAGCCATCTGTGGGGGGCCGGTGTACGTTAGTGACAAAGTTGGACGACATAATTTCGACCTTCTGAGAAAGCTAGTGCTACCTGATGGCACCATACTCAGATGCCAGCACTATGCACTTCCAACCAGGGATTGCCTGTTTGAGAATCCTCTCTTTGATGGCAAGACGTTGCTCAAACTTTGGAACGTAAACAAG TTTGGAGGGGTAATAGGAGTATTCAACTGCCAAGGAGCTGGATGGTACCCTGAAGAACACAAATGCAAGGCACATCCTGAATGCTACAAGACTATATCTGGTTTTGTGTCTCCCGACGATGTTGAGTGGGAACAGAAAGCTTTCACTGCTAAATTCAGGAACAACGAACTGTTTGCCATTTACCTTCACAAAGCAGGAAATCTCCACCTGATGAAGGCATGTGAAAAACTAGATATAACTCTCCAGCCCTCTACCTTCGAAATAGTTACCATCTCGCCGGTTTACAAGATCAGTAAGAAGGCCAAATTTGCTGCAGTCGGGCTCGAAAACATGCTGAACAGTGGCGGGGCTGTTGAGTTTCTGCAGCACAAATTGGATGGGAAAGCTGTTACTGTTCTCGTAAAGATTAAGGGGGCAGGAAAATTCTTTGCTTATTCAAGTGTTGAGCCCGTGAAGGTTATGTTGAATAATGAGAGGATTAAATTTGAGTGGAGTAGTGATGGAGTCCTAAAGTTTGAAGTGCCTTGGACTGGAGGAGAGTTATCGGATGCTCGAATAATAATCAGCAGTTAA